The following proteins come from a genomic window of Rhizobium sp. 007:
- a CDS encoding LuxR family transcriptional regulator, with translation MKLEAEFNRIEEVAAGFNTHYEVFKYMKGLTQDLGMNAFLFMTLPTVDIVEIGATKIITNWPAEMVDYYDAHNLMIDSPVIRRMMRSTSPFNYDVEAINTNRGEGKKSTVIELFNRYGMEKGAYFPVHDAAGGRGAMSISGPRNFSMIEMAKLLFIATLIYDRLSQLTLNEKHKPIEFTPSELDCLRLTAGGKKGNEIAKLLDLSENSVNNHIGSAIKKLGCTTRTQAVVSALRLNIIRV, from the coding sequence ATGAAGCTCGAGGCCGAATTCAATCGAATTGAGGAAGTCGCCGCAGGCTTCAACACGCACTACGAAGTGTTCAAATATATGAAGGGTCTCACTCAGGACCTTGGAATGAATGCTTTCCTATTCATGACGCTACCGACTGTCGACATCGTTGAAATCGGCGCAACGAAGATCATCACCAATTGGCCGGCGGAAATGGTGGACTACTATGACGCCCATAATCTGATGATCGACAGTCCGGTCATCCGCCGGATGATGAGATCAACCAGCCCGTTCAATTATGATGTCGAGGCGATCAATACCAATCGTGGAGAAGGAAAAAAATCCACGGTCATTGAGCTGTTCAACCGATATGGCATGGAAAAAGGAGCCTATTTTCCGGTTCACGATGCCGCGGGTGGACGCGGTGCGATGTCGATTTCGGGGCCACGGAATTTCAGCATGATCGAAATGGCGAAGCTCCTGTTCATAGCCACGCTCATCTACGACCGGCTCTCGCAGCTCACATTGAACGAGAAACACAAGCCCATCGAGTTTACGCCAAGCGAACTGGACTGTCTGAGGCTGACTGCCGGCGGTAAGAAGGGCAATGAAATTGCGAAACTTCTCGATCTGTCAGAGAATTCGGTCAATAATCACATTGGCAGCGCGATCAAGAAGCTGGGATGCACGACAAGAACGCAGGCGGTCGTAAGCGCTCTGCGACTCAATATCATTCGTGTCTGA
- a CDS encoding RpiB/LacA/LacB family sugar-phosphate isomerase, giving the protein MKLAVGGDSAGEGLAKILADYLKDRHEVHEVSRTDASPDAFYAHLADRVGSAVLRGDYDRAILVCGTGIGVCIAANKVSGIRAALTHDTYSAERAALSNNAQIITMGSRVIGPELAKSIADAFLGSEQELLKIVRLYKR; this is encoded by the coding sequence ATGAAACTCGCTGTAGGCGGCGATAGCGCAGGCGAAGGCCTGGCAAAGATCCTCGCCGATTACCTCAAGGACCGCCACGAGGTACATGAAGTATCCCGCACTGATGCCAGTCCTGACGCCTTTTACGCCCATCTCGCCGACCGCGTCGGCTCGGCCGTGCTCAGGGGCGACTATGACCGCGCGATCCTCGTATGCGGCACCGGCATCGGCGTCTGCATCGCCGCCAACAAGGTGTCCGGCATTCGCGCCGCATTGACCCATGACACTTATTCCGCTGAACGCGCGGCGCTCTCCAACAATGCGCAGATCATCACCATGGGCTCGCGCGTCATCGGTCCGGAACTTGCAAAGTCAATAGCAGACGCCTTCCTGGGGTCGGAACAGGAACTGCTCAAAATTGTACGTTTGTACAAAAGGTGA
- a CDS encoding FGGY-family carbohydrate kinase, which produces MHRNERYVIGIDSSTQSVKAIAWTREGEPRFEGRAPHTLSSPDAYRSEQDPDEWWSAATIALKAVTDAIDPARIDGVAISNQRETMALLGADRRPLAPATIWLDRRARDMTTVLSDEIGAETLHSISGKPVDVIPCIYRLRWLRGHQPDLLDRAAYILSVHDYLVMRLSGQPQATWTSADPFGIFDIVTKTWSRKLLDHLKISEDKLPPLNPPASQIGVISQEAAIATGLGAGTPIYAAGGDGHCAGLGVGAIEPGTVYLNLGTAVVGGVWSATPELSSYWRTLVSPTGEGYMLESVQRSGAFFINWLLDTFAGGRADPTVFQRLESEAMRLPVGSDGLTVCPYLVGCMDPHWDENAHATFTGFGSDHGMGHLYRASLEAITLEFTRALEQMQAKGLATHRIFVIGGGASSALWRKMVADATGLPVHRSLSNEASALGAGMSAAVGGGWFRTFQEAARAMSKTTEATAPDLAAHGDWSGLSKRQARVYLNNCGEF; this is translated from the coding sequence ATGCACCGGAACGAACGCTATGTCATCGGCATCGATTCGTCGACGCAATCGGTCAAGGCGATTGCCTGGACGCGCGAAGGCGAGCCTCGATTCGAGGGGCGTGCACCCCATACACTCTCAAGCCCGGACGCCTATAGGTCCGAACAGGACCCCGACGAATGGTGGAGTGCGGCGACGATAGCGCTCAAGGCTGTAACGGATGCGATCGATCCCGCCCGCATTGATGGCGTGGCGATCTCAAACCAGCGCGAAACTATGGCCTTACTGGGGGCCGATCGACGTCCGCTTGCGCCCGCCACGATCTGGCTCGACCGTCGCGCCCGTGACATGACCACCGTTCTCTCTGACGAAATAGGCGCGGAAACGCTGCATTCGATATCTGGCAAGCCGGTGGATGTTATCCCCTGCATCTATCGCCTGCGCTGGTTGCGTGGCCACCAACCGGACCTGCTCGACAGAGCCGCCTATATCCTCTCCGTCCACGACTACCTGGTCATGCGGCTGAGCGGGCAACCCCAGGCAACGTGGACCAGCGCCGATCCGTTCGGCATTTTCGACATCGTCACCAAGACCTGGTCGCGCAAGCTCCTCGATCACCTGAAAATCAGCGAGGACAAGCTTCCACCGCTGAACCCACCTGCGTCCCAGATAGGCGTGATTTCGCAGGAAGCCGCCATTGCGACGGGGCTCGGAGCGGGAACACCGATTTACGCCGCCGGTGGAGACGGCCATTGTGCGGGCCTGGGGGTTGGCGCAATTGAACCGGGAACGGTCTATCTCAATCTCGGCACAGCCGTGGTTGGGGGAGTCTGGTCTGCCACTCCCGAACTCAGTTCCTATTGGCGAACGCTGGTGTCCCCGACCGGTGAAGGCTACATGCTGGAAAGCGTGCAGCGCAGCGGCGCCTTTTTCATCAACTGGCTGCTCGATACTTTTGCCGGCGGACGGGCCGATCCCACCGTGTTCCAACGGTTGGAATCCGAAGCCATGCGTCTGCCAGTCGGCTCCGACGGGTTGACAGTCTGCCCTTATCTGGTGGGTTGCATGGATCCGCATTGGGATGAAAATGCCCACGCGACCTTTACAGGTTTCGGATCTGACCACGGCATGGGACATCTCTATCGCGCATCCTTGGAGGCCATCACCCTGGAATTCACCCGCGCCCTCGAACAGATGCAGGCGAAGGGCCTGGCCACTCATCGCATCTTCGTGATCGGAGGTGGTGCCTCAAGTGCGCTTTGGCGCAAGATGGTCGCGGACGCGACCGGCCTTCCCGTTCACCGAAGCCTGTCCAACGAAGCCTCCGCGCTTGGCGCCGGCATGTCGGCAGCCGTCGGAGGCGGTTGGTTCCGGACCTTCCAGGAAGCGGCTCGCGCCATGTCCAAAACGACAGAGGCGACAGCCCCCGACCTTGCCGCCCATGGCGATTGGTCCGGCCTATCCAAACGGCAAGCCCGCGTCTATCTCAACAACTGTGGAGAATTCTAA
- a CDS encoding sugar-binding transcriptional regulator has translation MLDAGVPLPMEFDDAVTWAAWLYYADEMTQSEIAKTLRVSRATIVNYLQEARDRGIVSIRINTNASGRTRVARGLVEKFGLRGALVIPHAEDRDLVSRLGDAGARVLAEQIVAGDVIGVAWGRTVLSVADQISLPEAVQNLTVVQVSGSSTGEPDFSPELCTSLLSSRIGARCVNLLAPAVLSTKELRTMLLDEPILKKQFDLIHSTNRILFGVGDVGTKSTVRASGIASQAEIDKYVEDGAVAVIIGRFIDAHGRAVGGDHDERMVGIALEELKQTPNRICVAGGSGKIEAITATLEGGYATHFVTDLITGEALLAA, from the coding sequence ATGCTTGATGCGGGCGTCCCCCTGCCCATGGAATTCGACGACGCCGTCACATGGGCTGCATGGCTCTACTACGCCGATGAGATGACCCAGAGCGAAATTGCCAAGACGCTACGTGTATCGCGTGCGACCATCGTCAATTATCTTCAAGAGGCGCGCGATCGGGGTATCGTCTCGATCCGCATCAACACGAATGCGAGTGGGCGTACACGGGTCGCAAGGGGCCTGGTAGAGAAATTCGGCTTGCGCGGCGCGCTGGTGATCCCGCACGCCGAGGATCGCGACCTGGTCTCTCGCCTGGGCGATGCCGGTGCGCGCGTCCTTGCCGAGCAGATCGTGGCGGGTGACGTGATCGGTGTCGCATGGGGACGCACCGTCTTGTCGGTCGCGGACCAGATTTCGCTGCCCGAAGCTGTGCAGAATCTCACGGTGGTCCAGGTCTCAGGAAGTTCTACCGGCGAACCGGATTTTTCACCCGAACTCTGCACGTCGCTACTGTCGAGCAGGATCGGCGCGCGCTGCGTCAACCTTCTTGCGCCGGCGGTTCTTTCGACCAAGGAATTGCGAACGATGCTGCTCGACGAACCGATCCTGAAGAAGCAGTTCGATCTGATCCACTCCACCAACCGCATCCTTTTTGGTGTCGGCGACGTCGGTACGAAAAGCACTGTTCGGGCGTCGGGCATCGCAAGCCAGGCGGAAATCGACAAATATGTCGAGGATGGCGCGGTAGCGGTCATTATCGGCCGCTTCATCGATGCGCACGGCCGGGCTGTCGGCGGAGACCACGACGAGCGCATGGTGGGCATTGCGCTCGAGGAATTGAAGCAGACTCCCAACAGGATCTGCGTGGCCGGCGGATCCGGAAAGATCGAAGCGATCACCGCAACGCTTGAGGGCGGCTATGCCACCCATTTCGTCACCGACTTGATTACCGGAGAGGCCTTGCTGGCGGCTTAA
- a CDS encoding iron-containing alcohol dehydrogenase, with product METAKNRGGATSAPKGGWTALIDDIVAGRWTNPETGKRAVVPYESIVIAESLEGREAELVSSLGLGDTFTVVADKATWDAMGARVARALEKLGPVKTILLDHPHADMATIALVTEKLKGAEGVVAVGSGTINDLVKYVTGLDGRRYCVFATAASMNGYTSTTASITLDSGLKVSLPSHAPAGFFVDLSVSAAAPAYLAAAGFADCLVRSVAQVDWWLSHRLFGTVYSEAPYIIQADDEIALNRNAAGIGSGDIDAHGYLYRVLTECGLGVSFTGMSNHGSMGEHQISHYIDCFAGDRHPGTLHGQQVGVGVLTMGRLQRHYLNSAAAPRMKATKISFDGMVRRMGPSIARQCFDEIQPKIFNDKAIGALNEKIADFWPVLREELKSFVVPVDEMTRLLKAAGGPTTARELGLPVDFYREAVVHSREMRNRYSFLDIAADAGLLEDFASEEI from the coding sequence ATGGAAACGGCAAAGAACCGGGGTGGCGCGACAAGCGCTCCCAAGGGCGGCTGGACCGCGCTTATTGATGACATCGTGGCAGGCCGCTGGACGAACCCGGAGACTGGAAAGCGCGCTGTCGTGCCATATGAATCCATCGTTATCGCCGAGAGCCTCGAAGGGCGCGAGGCGGAGCTGGTTTCAAGCCTTGGTCTGGGCGACACCTTTACCGTCGTTGCCGATAAAGCGACCTGGGACGCGATGGGCGCGCGGGTTGCCCGCGCGCTGGAAAAGCTCGGCCCGGTTAAGACGATCCTTCTCGATCATCCGCATGCCGACATGGCAACCATCGCGCTCGTGACCGAAAAATTGAAGGGTGCTGAAGGCGTGGTGGCGGTGGGTTCCGGTACAATCAACGACCTCGTCAAATATGTGACGGGACTTGATGGCCGCCGGTATTGTGTCTTCGCCACCGCGGCATCGATGAATGGGTATACATCCACCACAGCCTCGATCACCCTCGACAGCGGGTTGAAAGTCTCGCTGCCATCCCACGCGCCGGCGGGGTTTTTCGTCGACCTCTCGGTGTCGGCGGCCGCGCCGGCCTACCTGGCGGCTGCCGGATTCGCCGACTGCCTGGTGCGCTCCGTCGCCCAAGTGGACTGGTGGTTGTCGCACCGGCTGTTTGGAACCGTATACTCCGAAGCGCCCTATATCATCCAGGCCGATGACGAGATCGCGCTCAACCGGAATGCCGCCGGTATCGGCAGCGGTGATATTGACGCCCATGGCTATCTCTACCGCGTGCTGACCGAATGCGGCCTTGGCGTCTCCTTCACCGGCATGTCCAACCATGGCTCGATGGGCGAACACCAGATTTCGCATTACATCGACTGCTTTGCGGGGGACAGGCACCCCGGGACGCTGCATGGGCAGCAGGTGGGTGTCGGCGTGCTGACAATGGGCCGGTTGCAGCGCCACTATCTGAACAGCGCGGCAGCCCCAAGAATGAAAGCAACGAAGATCAGCTTCGATGGCATGGTCCGGCGCATGGGACCGAGCATTGCCAGGCAGTGTTTCGACGAGATCCAGCCGAAAATTTTCAATGACAAGGCAATCGGCGCGCTGAATGAGAAAATCGCCGATTTCTGGCCGGTGCTGCGGGAAGAATTGAAAAGCTTCGTCGTTCCGGTCGACGAAATGACGCGGTTGCTGAAAGCGGCAGGTGGTCCGACGACAGCACGGGAGCTGGGCCTACCCGTCGACTTTTACCGGGAGGCAGTTGTTCACTCGCGCGAGATGCGCAATCGGTACTCCTTCCTCGATATTGCCGCAGACGCCGGCCTCCTCGAGGATTTCGCGAGCGAGGAGATCTGA
- a CDS encoding HAD-IIB family hydrolase — protein sequence MRAISDMPADAASRITTLFADIDDTLTNDGRLPACAYEALEKLLVAGIAVAPITGRPAGWCDMIARMWPVSGVVGENGAFYFSYHQDSRRMRRVFAINDGQRADDRKKLEIVRARILTEVPGAAISADQHYREADLAIDFCEDVPPLPTGEVERIKRIFEEEGAVATVSSIHVNGWYGTYDKLTMTRRFASDVLGLDIDVEKEKIVFVGDSPNDAPMFRFFPNACGVANVVQFQGRIEAEPTYVTRAEGGHGFVEVANRILAARRERAVA from the coding sequence ATGCGCGCGATTTCCGACATGCCGGCAGACGCTGCAAGCAGGATCACCACGTTGTTTGCCGATATAGACGATACGCTGACCAATGACGGTCGTCTGCCCGCGTGCGCCTACGAAGCACTCGAGAAGCTGCTTGTCGCGGGCATCGCGGTGGCGCCGATCACCGGCCGTCCGGCGGGCTGGTGCGACATGATCGCGCGAATGTGGCCGGTCTCGGGTGTCGTCGGCGAAAACGGCGCATTCTATTTCTCCTATCATCAGGACAGCCGGCGGATGCGCCGTGTGTTTGCGATCAATGATGGCCAGCGCGCCGATGACCGAAAAAAGCTGGAAATTGTGCGAGCGCGCATTCTCACTGAGGTCCCTGGCGCCGCCATTTCAGCCGACCAGCACTATCGCGAGGCAGATCTCGCTATCGACTTCTGCGAGGATGTGCCGCCATTGCCGACCGGCGAGGTGGAGCGCATCAAGCGGATTTTCGAAGAGGAGGGCGCGGTCGCCACGGTGTCCTCCATTCACGTCAACGGCTGGTATGGCACCTACGACAAACTGACGATGACGCGGCGGTTTGCGTCCGATGTACTCGGGTTGGATATCGATGTGGAGAAAGAGAAGATCGTCTTCGTTGGCGACAGCCCCAACGACGCGCCGATGTTCCGTTTCTTTCCGAATGCCTGCGGTGTGGCAAACGTCGTGCAGTTCCAGGGACGCATCGAGGCTGAGCCGACCTATGTGACACGCGCTGAAGGTGGACATGGCTTCGTCGAGGTCGCCAATCGCATTCTCGCTGCGCGCAGAGAAAGAGCTGTCGCATGA
- the glpD gene encoding glycerol-3-phosphate dehydrogenase: protein MTARVYDLAIIGGGINGTGIARDAAGRGLSVFLCEKSDLGSGTSSASTKLIHGGLRYLEHYEFKLVRHALREREILWRIAPHIIWPLRFVLPHRKGLRPAWVLRLGLFIYDHLGGRQTLPGTKTLRLLRDPAGEPLRDVSTVGFEYSDCWVQDNRLVVLNARDAEAHGAHIRTHVRCTGAVRENGLWHVTIEEVETGRRQAIRARALVNAAGPWVDQVLATVSDRKAAGQIRLVKGSHIIVPRLYEHDRCYIFQNSDGRIVFAIPYEDDFTLIGTTDVDYKDQPEKASISASESAYLCEAASSYFKRSVTPADIVWTYAGVRPLYDDGAANAQETTRDYVLTIDAATGEAPLLCVFGGKITTYRCLAEDALRKLSAHFPQWMISAGWTGRTPLPGGNFEAGAADRLAHDLGKEYPFLSPRAARRLVRHYGVDARKILAGARSMSDLGRSFGPDLSEAEVRFLMRHEYARAAEDVVFRRTKAGIRMRIEEISELDTWMARERAAQENEENGIARVG, encoded by the coding sequence ATGACCGCCCGGGTATACGATCTAGCCATTATCGGCGGCGGCATCAACGGGACGGGTATTGCCCGCGATGCGGCAGGGCGCGGGTTGAGCGTGTTTCTCTGCGAAAAATCGGATCTCGGTTCCGGCACGTCGTCGGCGTCGACCAAACTGATCCATGGTGGTTTGCGTTATCTGGAGCATTACGAATTCAAGCTCGTACGCCATGCACTGCGCGAAAGGGAAATTCTCTGGCGGATCGCGCCGCATATCATCTGGCCGTTGCGGTTCGTTTTGCCGCATCGCAAGGGACTGCGTCCGGCGTGGGTGCTTCGGCTCGGTCTCTTCATCTACGACCACCTTGGGGGGCGGCAGACACTGCCGGGCACGAAGACGCTGAGATTGTTACGCGATCCTGCCGGCGAACCGCTTCGCGACGTGTCAACGGTCGGGTTCGAATATTCCGACTGCTGGGTGCAGGACAATCGCCTCGTGGTGTTGAACGCCCGGGATGCCGAAGCCCATGGGGCACACATCCGCACCCATGTGCGATGCACCGGCGCCGTGCGTGAAAACGGTCTCTGGCACGTCACCATCGAAGAGGTGGAAACAGGAAGACGTCAGGCCATCCGTGCGCGTGCATTGGTCAATGCTGCCGGTCCGTGGGTCGATCAGGTGCTGGCAACAGTGAGCGATCGCAAAGCCGCGGGACAAATCCGGCTGGTCAAGGGATCGCATATCATTGTGCCGCGCCTCTACGAGCACGACCGATGCTATATTTTCCAGAACTCCGATGGGCGCATTGTCTTTGCCATACCCTATGAGGACGATTTCACGCTGATCGGCACGACAGACGTCGACTACAAGGACCAGCCGGAAAAAGCATCGATCTCGGCAAGCGAGTCTGCGTATCTTTGCGAGGCGGCATCGTCATATTTCAAGCGGTCCGTAACACCGGCCGATATTGTCTGGACCTATGCCGGCGTTCGGCCTCTCTACGATGATGGCGCCGCCAACGCGCAGGAAACCACGCGCGACTATGTGCTGACAATCGATGCAGCGACCGGCGAGGCCCCTCTTCTTTGCGTCTTCGGCGGGAAAATCACCACCTATCGCTGCCTTGCAGAGGACGCGCTGCGTAAACTGTCGGCTCATTTTCCGCAGTGGATGATCAGTGCGGGATGGACCGGACGGACACCCCTACCAGGCGGTAATTTTGAAGCGGGCGCCGCCGATCGGCTCGCGCATGATCTGGGCAAGGAATACCCGTTTCTCAGTCCACGCGCCGCCCGGCGGCTTGTCCGGCATTATGGCGTCGATGCACGCAAAATCCTGGCCGGTGCGCGCAGCATGTCCGATCTTGGGCGTAGCTTCGGCCCCGATCTCAGCGAAGCTGAAGTTCGCTTCCTCATGCGGCACGAATATGCACGGGCCGCCGAAGACGTGGTGTTTCGGCGGACAAAGGCCGGAATTCGCATGCGCATTGAAGAGATATCCGAACTGGACACATGGATGGCACGGGAGCGCGCCGCCCAAGAAAATGAAGAGAACGGGATCGCCAGAGTGGGATAG
- a CDS encoding sugar ABC transporter permease, which translates to MSVTQVKRIAISDSPWPWLLPLVSLLVVFTIYPLIYNIWLSFHEFVPRKRALVFVGFANWVQLWHDTRFWGALGVTFVYFTIALVCEIVLGMAVALLLDAELPGFGALRAVLSMTLVIPPAIAGMMFLLMEDPQFGVLTYFLNMLGLLDKATPILATSSLALAGVLVAEIWQWTPFMVLIFMAGLRSLPPEPYEAAMIDGASSLQMFRRLTLPMMSRVIAVAVLLRGIDLFRVFDYVFVMTSGGPGTSTYSLSLYAWQQTFSFLKWGYGATLSLVSLAIVMILANLFIRAFKVRW; encoded by the coding sequence ATGTCCGTCACACAGGTAAAGCGTATAGCGATCTCGGATTCGCCTTGGCCGTGGCTTCTGCCGCTGGTCAGTCTGCTGGTCGTTTTTACGATCTATCCGCTAATCTACAATATCTGGCTGAGTTTTCACGAGTTCGTGCCGCGCAAGCGTGCACTTGTCTTCGTAGGTTTCGCCAACTGGGTGCAGCTTTGGCACGACACGCGCTTCTGGGGCGCGCTCGGCGTGACCTTCGTCTATTTCACCATCGCACTTGTCTGCGAGATCGTGCTGGGCATGGCGGTCGCCCTGCTGCTGGATGCGGAACTGCCCGGATTTGGCGCATTACGTGCCGTCTTGTCGATGACGCTAGTGATACCGCCGGCCATCGCCGGCATGATGTTCCTGTTGATGGAAGATCCGCAATTCGGCGTGCTCACCTATTTTCTTAACATGCTGGGCCTGCTGGACAAGGCAACGCCAATCCTTGCCACATCCTCACTGGCGCTCGCGGGCGTGCTGGTGGCCGAGATCTGGCAATGGACGCCCTTCATGGTGCTGATCTTCATGGCCGGGCTGCGGTCCCTGCCGCCCGAGCCCTACGAGGCGGCGATGATCGACGGTGCCTCCTCGCTGCAAATGTTCCGGCGCCTGACGCTGCCGATGATGTCGCGCGTCATCGCAGTCGCGGTCCTGTTGCGCGGCATCGATCTCTTCCGCGTCTTCGACTACGTCTTCGTCATGACCTCCGGCGGGCCGGGCACATCGACCTACAGCCTCAGTCTCTACGCTTGGCAGCAAACCTTCAGCTTCCTGAAATGGGGGTATGGCGCAACGCTGAGCCTGGTCAGCCTGGCGATCGTGATGATCCTTGCCAATCTCTTCATCCGGGCCTTCAAGGTGAGGTGGTAA
- a CDS encoding carbohydrate ABC transporter permease, protein MPQSKSMRIFRTLAGWLVVAFFFFPIFFWTSVAFRDAKDIFSWPPKFFEFEPTVRNFEQVFGISLGFGFGTQETVNPGGGNFYMAPRLWDSIVVASMSTVLAIMVATLAAYCLSRMQFRGRHEFVNWVLSTRMMPPVAVAIPMFFIFKQLNLLDTYLGLILVHGLMNLPLAVLLLKSFFDDIPAEIDESALLDGASRWTIFKRIVLPMAKGGIAASAVLCFIFSWTEFLFALTLTQTGIKTVPVVSSTFVTSIGTAWGNMAALGAAAIVPAFIVVLLVQRHLVRGLTMGSLKQ, encoded by the coding sequence ATGCCGCAAAGCAAATCCATGCGGATTTTCAGAACGCTCGCCGGCTGGCTCGTCGTTGCCTTCTTCTTCTTCCCGATTTTCTTTTGGACTTCGGTCGCCTTCCGCGACGCTAAGGATATTTTCTCGTGGCCGCCGAAGTTCTTCGAGTTCGAGCCGACGGTCAGAAATTTCGAGCAGGTTTTCGGCATCTCGCTTGGGTTCGGCTTCGGCACACAGGAGACGGTCAATCCGGGTGGCGGTAATTTCTACATGGCGCCTCGCCTGTGGGACTCGATCGTCGTCGCCTCGATGTCGACGGTGCTTGCGATCATGGTGGCGACGCTGGCCGCCTATTGCCTGTCGCGTATGCAATTCCGTGGGCGGCACGAGTTCGTCAATTGGGTTCTGTCGACCCGCATGATGCCGCCGGTTGCCGTCGCCATTCCGATGTTCTTCATTTTCAAGCAGCTGAACCTGCTCGATACCTATCTGGGCCTGATCCTCGTGCATGGACTGATGAACCTGCCGTTGGCCGTATTGCTGCTGAAGAGCTTCTTCGACGACATTCCCGCTGAGATCGATGAAAGTGCGTTGCTCGACGGCGCGTCCCGCTGGACGATTTTCAAGCGCATTGTCCTACCCATGGCCAAGGGGGGCATCGCCGCATCCGCCGTGCTCTGCTTCATCTTCAGTTGGACGGAGTTTCTGTTTGCGCTGACATTGACGCAGACCGGCATCAAGACTGTCCCGGTCGTGTCATCGACATTCGTCACGTCCATCGGCACGGCCTGGGGCAACATGGCTGCCCTGGGAGCGGCAGCCATCGTTCCCGCCTTCATCGTCGTCCTGCTCGTGCAGCGCCATCTGGTTCGTGGCCTGACGATGGGTTCGCTGAAGCAATAG